The following is a genomic window from Geoalkalibacter halelectricus.
AGGATGGCGTTGGCCACATCGGATGTTTCCGCGCGCGTCGGGCGCGGATTGTTGATCATGCTCTCGAGCATCTGCGTGGCGGTGATCACCGGTTTGCCCGCCTCGTTGCACTCGCGGATGATGCGCTTTTGGATCAGCGGGACCTTCTCCGGTGGCATCTCCACGCCGAGATCGCCGCGCGCCACCATGATGCCGTCGGCGGCGGCGAGGATGGCGCTGAATCTTTCCACCGCTTCGGGCTTCTCGATCTTGGCGATGACCTGGGTGTCGGATTTCGCCTGGTAGAGGCGGTTTTTGAGCTCCCAGACATCCTCGGGACGGCGCACGAAGGACAGGGCGACGAAATCGAGTTCATGGGCGAGACAAAAATCGAGATCCTCGCAATCCTTCTCGGTGAGCGCCGGGGCCGAGACCTTGACGCCGGGCAGGTTGATGCCCTTGCGGTCCTTGAGCACCCCGCCGACCTTGACGCGGCAGCGCACCTCGTCACCCTGGGCACCGAGCACTTCGAGTTCCATGAGACCATCGTCGAGCAGGATACGATCACCCACCACCACGTCGCCGGGCAGGGCCTCGTAGATGGTGGGAATCACCCCGTCGCCGCCGAGCACCTGGCGGGTGGTGATGGTCACCTCGCGCCCGGGTTCGAGGAGCATTTTGCCCCCCGCCATGAGACCGGTGCGGATCTTGGGGCCCTGCAGATCGCCGATGATGCCCACCGCGCGGCGGCGCTGCACCGAGAGCGCGCGTATGGTGCGAATCCACTCGGCCTTGTCGGCATGGCTGCCGTGGGAGAAATTCAGGCGAAAGACATCGGCGCCGGCCTCCATGAGGGCCAGCAGCGTTGCCTCGTCGGCGCTCGCCGGACCGACGGTGGCGACGATTTTGGTGCGACGGAACATAACCCAACTCCCTCAAATCAACGGAACAAACAAAAAGACCCTCGTCCTACGGGAAAAGGGTCTGAGCAACCTGGCCGCGGCGCGCCTCAATGGTGGTAGCGGCCCTTGTACTGGGTATGGGCCCGGTCGGGACCCTTGTGGCAACGAAAACAGCGCTGTTCGGTGAGTTTCTGCTGCTCCAGGGTGGAGGGCTCCGGCGGCAGCACCGAGGTCGGCTGCTGCCACGCGGGAGAGCCGCTCTCATCGCTGAGATAAACGGGGGCGATGGCCACGCTCCAGTCGTTGCTGATGGGAGTCTGGTGGCACTGGTCGCAGCCACCCGGAGGCGGGATCGCCTTCCACGAACCGATCATGGCGCAACCCACCAGGCTTGCGGCGCCCACCAGAAACAACAGGAATCCCTTCATGCCGACACCTCTTCGCGAAAAAACTTGAGCAATCATAACACAGGGGCAGAGGAAGGCAAACGGCAAAACGGTTGCCCCCCGCTGACCCCGCATGCTAACATGCGGCTTTTGAAAAACTTCGCAAAAAGGCTTGCTTTGCTTATGTCCCTGGCCCGTGTTCTCAAGTACCTGAGCCTGTTTCTGCTGCTCGTTCTGCTCATTGCTTCCGCCCTGATGGGCGGCGCCTATTTTTACGTGGCCCGTGACCTGCCGCGGGTCGACACCCTGGCCGATTACCGGCCCCCGGTCATCACCCGGGTCTACAGCGACGACGGCACGGTGATCGCCGAGTATTCCCGCGAGCGCCGCATCCTGGTGCCCGTGGAGAACCTGCCGCAGCAACTCATCGACGCTTTCGTGGCCGCCGAGGATTCGCAGTTCTTCCGCCACCAGGGCATCGACTTTCTCTCCATCGTGCGCGCCGCCATCCGCAATGTGCAGGCTGGCGGCATCGTGCAGGGCGGCAGCACCATCACCCAGCAGGTGGCCAAGAGCCTGCTGCTGACCCCGGAGCGCAAGTTCTCGCGCAAATTCAAGGAAGCCATTCTGGCCTACCGCATGGAGCAACGCCTCTCCAAGGAGGGCATCCTCTATCTTTACCTCAACCAGATCTATCTCGGCCATGCCGCCTACGGCGTGCAGGCGGCGGCGGAGAATTACTTCAACAAGGACGTGCAGGAGCTGACCCTGGCCGAATCCGCCATGCTCGCCGGGCTGCCTCAGGCACCAAGCCGCTTTTCCCCCTACCGCAACTTCGCCGGCGCCAAGGAGCGCCAGCGCTACGTGCTCAACCGCATGGCCGACGAGGGCTTCATCACCCCCGAGGAGGCGCGCGCGGCCTTCGCCGAGGAGCTCACCATTCACCCGCGCGTCAACCGCCACATCGCCGGCGCGGCCTACTTCACCGAACAGGTGCGCCGCTACCTGGAACAGAATTACGGCGAGGAGTTGCTCTACATGGGCGGTCTCGAGGTGCACACCTCCATGAACCTGGCCATGCAGCAGGCCGCTCAAGAGGCGGTGCGCGACAACCTGCGCGAGCACGACAAGCGCCGCGGCTATCGCGGTCCGTTGCGGGTGCTTCCGCCCGCGGAGGTGGATGCATTTGTGCAGAGTCAGGCTGAAACTCTGGGCACAACCCCGCCCGCGGTCGGCAGTCTGCACGAGGCGGTGGTGCGCGGCGCCGACGAGCGCCGCTTACGGGTACGCTTGGGGGCCTGGAATGGCACCATCGAGCGCGGCGAGACGCGCTGGGCCGGGAACATCGAGGTGGTGGCCGCCGACGGACGGCCCGCGGGCAATGCCGAGGGCGGCCGCACTCGCCTGCCCCTGGGTTCGGTGGTCGAGGTGCGGGTACTCAAGATCAACGCCGATGGCTCCCTGGCCCTGGCCCTGGAACAGGAACCCCTCGCCCAGGGCGCCCTGGTCGCCCTGGATCCTGGAACGGGCCTGGTGCGCGCCATGGTCGGCGGCTACGATTTTGCCTCCAGCCAATTCAACCGCGCCATTCAGGCGCGGCGCCTGCCGGGTTCGGCCCTCAAGCCGCTCATTTACGCCGCGGCCCTTGATCGCGGCTACACTCCCGCGACTTTGATCCTCGACAATCCGGTGATTTATCGCCAAAGATCCGCCACGGGAGAGGAAACGGAATGGCGGCCGAAAAACTATGACGACAAGTTTCTCGGCCAAACCAGCTTCCGCGAAGCCCTGGCCCTGTCGCGCAACGTGGTGACCATCAAAATTCTCGAGGACATCGGTCTCGGCTATGTCCTCAACTATGCGCGCAAGCTCGGCATCGAGTCCCCCCAGCCCCGCGACCTGACCCTCGCCCTGGGCTCAGGTGCGGTGACGCCGCTGGAGTTGACCAGCGCCTACGGGGTCTTCGCCAGCGGCGGCGTGCGCATCTCGCCCTCCTACATCGTGCGCATCAAGGACCGCGATGGACGCATCCTCGAATCCATAGATCCGGCCGATTTTCCCGAGGGCGTCGGTCCGGGTCAACGCCTGCTCGGCCAATCTCCCGAGCGGGTGATTTCCCCCACCACCGCCTATCTCCTCACCAACCTGCTCGAAAGCGCCGTTCAGGACGGCACCGGTCAGCGCGCCAAGGCGCTCAATCGTCCGGCGGCGGGCAAGACCGGCACCACCAACGAACTCAGGGATGCCTGGTTCACCGGCTATGTGCCGCAACTGGTGGCCGCCTCCTGGGTCGGTTACGACCAGGAGCGCACCCTCGGGCGCCATGAGACGGGAGCGCGTGCCGCCCTACCCGCCTGGCTCGCATTCATGCAGGAAGCCGTCAAGGAACTGCCCGTGGAGCACTTTGCCGTACCCGACACCATCGAGTTTCGGCCCATCGATCCGCGCACCGGCCTGCTCACCACCGAGGATGCCGAACATCTGCGCTTCGAGGCCTTCGCGCCGGGCAGCGCGCCGACCCGCTACAGCATGGACGAGGAACACCTCAGGGCTCAGGACTTTTTCCGCCTGGATCTGGAGGATCTTTACTAGCGGGATCGGGAAAGTCGGTCGGTTGCAAGGCCGGGGGGATGTCCCGGCCCTTTTGCCGCCAGAAATAGGCCGCGCCGGGATGCAGGGGCGTATCGATGCCCGCCAGGGCGTTGTCGGGCGAAAAGTCGGCCAGGACCGGATGCACGCCGCGCAGATGCCTGATCCCTTCCTCGCTGTAAATTCCTTCCAGAATGCGCCATACCAGATCCCGCGACAAATGGCGCCCGGCCACCAGCAGGGCGCTGTCCTCGAAGCTGCCCACCGCCTGGAGCTGCCCCTCGTAGGTGCCGGCCGCGATATCCACCGGCCGGTAGTAGGGGTTGGTTTCAAAAAAGCGCACCATGCCCCCCACATCGCGCAAATCCAGCAACCGCAGGGGCGCCTGTTGGTAGGCCGCGGTGAATGAAGCGCTCGGCACGCCGACCATCTCCCAGGTTGCCGCCACATTGCCCCGCATCAGCTCCCCGATGGCCATATCGTAGCCCAAATAGACCGGCACGATCTGCTCCCACAGACCCAAGGCGCGGAAATAGCGCTCCGCCGCACGCGCCGCCCCCGAGCCCGGATTGCCCACCGCCACACGCGCCCCGCGCAGCTGCTCGGGCCGGGTAATGCGGCTGCGCTCCAGCACCGCCAGTTGCGCCACCGCGCCAAACAGGCGCGCGGTGGGACGAGCGTTGGCCCATTCCGCCGGGCGGGGAATTTCGTCCTCGCCCGCGAGGTGATAGAAATCGGCGCTATAGACCAGCGCCAAATCGAACTGTTCGCGCTCCACGGATCGCAGATTGGCCACCGAGCCGCCGCTGCGCTCCGCGCCGAAGCGATACCCTGGATGCCGGGGTTGGAGCACTGCGGCCAAACCCTCGGCGACCACCTGGAAAGTCCCGCCAAAGGGGCCGCCGCCGATGCGCAGGGTACGCGTGCGGTTCTCGCAGCCACCCAGGGTTGCCGCCGTCAGCGCCACCGCCACCAGAAATGCCATGAGGATAAAAACCTGCCTCTTCACCTGATCCTCACCTTGATTTGACCACCCCGCGTCGGGGACAGAGATCAACGACCGGGCAGCTTGAACACCAGGGGGTGGGCGCCTTGCAGATGCGCCGACCGTGGAAAATCAACACATGGCCGCACTGCGTCCATTTCTCCGCCGGCAACAAGCGGCGAAGCTCCACTTCTATTTTCTCCGGTTCGCGCTCCGCGGTCCAGCCCAAGCGATAGGCAAGGCGTTTCACATGGGTGTCGACCACCATCCCCGGTTGGCCGAAGGCCACGCCCAGCACCACGTTGGCGGTTTTGCGCCCGACGCCCGGCAAGCGCACCAGTTCTTCCAGAGTCTCGGGCACCTGGCCGTGAAATTCGGCCAGCAACACCCGCGCGGCGGCCTGGATGTTGCGCGCCTTGTTGCGAAAAAACCCCGTCGGCCGCACCGCCTCCTCCAGTTCGCGCAGATCGGCGGCGGCAAAAGCCGCCACCTGGGGATAACGGGCAAAGAGACTTGGCGTGACCTGATTGACCCGCTCGTCGGTGCACTGGGCCGAGAGGATGGTCGCCACCAGCAGCTGCCAGGGATCGGCATGATGCAAGGCACAGTGGGCATCCTGATGCGCCTGCTCCAGGCGGTCCAGCACTTCGAGGGCGCGGCGACGGCTGGGACGCGTGCTCACGACGGGCCTCGCAAGGTGGCAATGCGGTCAGGAAATATACCGCGTGACTCGAGCAACTGGGCAACCTGCGAAAAAATAACGTAAATTCCCTCTTTATCCACGGCGTTAACAACCTTATCCACAGCAGGCCGGCCTGCGCCCTAGCCGGCGGCGACCTCGATGCCGCGGCTCTTGAGTTCCTTGACCCGCAGGGTGCAAGCCGGTTCATGAATTTCCGCGGTGAGGATCAGCGGCAGGTGCGCGGCGGCGCTGCGCGCCAGGGGGGTGCGGCTGACCCGAGCCTCGAATACTTCGATCTTGCCCTTGAAGTAGGCGCGATCGCGGCCGACCAGGGGGAAGCGCGCCGGGTAGGTTGCCGACCACAGCGGGCGCTTGGCCTGGCGCAGGTGAATGTTGAGTTCGAGATTGGCCAGGGTCCAGATGATATCGCCGAAATCGCCAAGAATCAAAGTGGGACAGACCAGGGCATCATCGCCGAGCAGATCGCCGCTGAGCAGGTTCTGCACCTGCCGACCGCGATGCAGGCCGCTTTTGATGCGCAGATTGAACAGATGCAGGCGCTTGCCGCGCACATCGACATCGCCGCGCAGGCAGCAGCCGCCGTCGCCGAGATCATATTCGCGCAGCCCGGCCAGGGAAAAATAGGATAAAAAGGCGTTGCCGTCGCGCCGCCCGGTGGCATAGGCGGTCATGCCCAGGCGCTGCTCCAGGAACCGCAATTGATTGTCGGCGGGATCGGCGGCAATGCTCTGCAAGGCGACGATATCCGGCGCTCCTTCCGCGATCACCTCGGCAATGCGTGCCGGATCACAGCGGCCGTCGTTGCC
Proteins encoded in this region:
- a CDS encoding endonuclease/exonuclease/phosphatase family protein; this translates as MNRVRIMTYQVGLCRGNDGRCDPARIAEVIAEGAPDIVALQSIAADPADNQLRFLEQRLGMTAYATGRRDGNAFLSYFSLAGLREYDLGDGGCCLRGDVDVRGKRLHLFNLRIKSGLHRGRQVQNLLSGDLLGDDALVCPTLILGDFGDIIWTLANLELNIHLRQAKRPLWSATYPARFPLVGRDRAYFKGKIEVFEARVSRTPLARSAAAHLPLILTAEIHEPACTLRVKELKSRGIEVAAG
- the nth gene encoding endonuclease III, coding for MSTRPSRRRALEVLDRLEQAHQDAHCALHHADPWQLLVATILSAQCTDERVNQVTPSLFARYPQVAAFAAADLRELEEAVRPTGFFRNKARNIQAAARVLLAEFHGQVPETLEELVRLPGVGRKTANVVLGVAFGQPGMVVDTHVKRLAYRLGWTAEREPEKIEVELRRLLPAEKWTQCGHVLIFHGRRICKAPTPWCSSCPVVDLCPRRGVVKSR
- a CDS encoding TAXI family TRAP transporter solute-binding subunit, producing MKRQVFILMAFLVAVALTAATLGGCENRTRTLRIGGGPFGGTFQVVAEGLAAVLQPRHPGYRFGAERSGGSVANLRSVEREQFDLALVYSADFYHLAGEDEIPRPAEWANARPTARLFGAVAQLAVLERSRITRPEQLRGARVAVGNPGSGAARAAERYFRALGLWEQIVPVYLGYDMAIGELMRGNVAATWEMVGVPSASFTAAYQQAPLRLLDLRDVGGMVRFFETNPYYRPVDIAAGTYEGQLQAVGSFEDSALLVAGRHLSRDLVWRILEGIYSEEGIRHLRGVHPVLADFSPDNALAGIDTPLHPGAAYFWRQKGRDIPPALQPTDFPDPASKDPPDPGGKSPEP
- a CDS encoding penicillin-binding protein 1A — translated: MSLARVLKYLSLFLLLVLLIASALMGGAYFYVARDLPRVDTLADYRPPVITRVYSDDGTVIAEYSRERRILVPVENLPQQLIDAFVAAEDSQFFRHQGIDFLSIVRAAIRNVQAGGIVQGGSTITQQVAKSLLLTPERKFSRKFKEAILAYRMEQRLSKEGILYLYLNQIYLGHAAYGVQAAAENYFNKDVQELTLAESAMLAGLPQAPSRFSPYRNFAGAKERQRYVLNRMADEGFITPEEARAAFAEELTIHPRVNRHIAGAAYFTEQVRRYLEQNYGEELLYMGGLEVHTSMNLAMQQAAQEAVRDNLREHDKRRGYRGPLRVLPPAEVDAFVQSQAETLGTTPPAVGSLHEAVVRGADERRLRVRLGAWNGTIERGETRWAGNIEVVAADGRPAGNAEGGRTRLPLGSVVEVRVLKINADGSLALALEQEPLAQGALVALDPGTGLVRAMVGGYDFASSQFNRAIQARRLPGSALKPLIYAAALDRGYTPATLILDNPVIYRQRSATGEETEWRPKNYDDKFLGQTSFREALALSRNVVTIKILEDIGLGYVLNYARKLGIESPQPRDLTLALGSGAVTPLELTSAYGVFASGGVRISPSYIVRIKDRDGRILESIDPADFPEGVGPGQRLLGQSPERVISPTTAYLLTNLLESAVQDGTGQRAKALNRPAAGKTGTTNELRDAWFTGYVPQLVAASWVGYDQERTLGRHETGARAALPAWLAFMQEAVKELPVEHFAVPDTIEFRPIDPRTGLLTTEDAEHLRFEAFAPGSAPTRYSMDEEHLRAQDFFRLDLEDLY
- the pyk gene encoding pyruvate kinase, producing MFRRTKIVATVGPASADEATLLALMEAGADVFRLNFSHGSHADKAEWIRTIRALSVQRRRAVGIIGDLQGPKIRTGLMAGGKMLLEPGREVTITTRQVLGGDGVIPTIYEALPGDVVVGDRILLDDGLMELEVLGAQGDEVRCRVKVGGVLKDRKGINLPGVKVSAPALTEKDCEDLDFCLAHELDFVALSFVRRPEDVWELKNRLYQAKSDTQVIAKIEKPEAVERFSAILAAADGIMVARGDLGVEMPPEKVPLIQKRIIRECNEAGKPVITATQMLESMINNPRPTRAETSDVANAILDGTDAVMLSGETASGQYPVEALSIMARVAEDVESDPALREMVFHPISETRGYRSLPEAIGQAACQVAETLGTTGILAFTQTGSTAALVAKFRPSVPIFAVTPSPRVRRRLALYAGIRSIRVDIEGDTEAQIRSVEQAVLTAGVLKRGDVVVITMGSPVSAPGTTNLMKVHRIGVGDFYEVH
- a CDS encoding cytochrome C — encoded protein: MKGFLLFLVGAASLVGCAMIGSWKAIPPPGGCDQCHQTPISNDWSVAIAPVYLSDESGSPAWQQPTSVLPPEPSTLEQQKLTEQRCFRCHKGPDRAHTQYKGRYHH